GCCCACATTGGCATACAATCCCTCCTCAGCTCACTTTATATATAGACGAATTTTTCTTTAGAATGTTGCCCTCCCCATGTGGAAAATTGTGCCTCTTCCTGCTTATCCAGCCATACTTTGCTGCATCCCACAGCTCATCTGAAACTGAGCCACCCGTTTACCCCGTAATGAGAGACAGCAGTGTCATAATCAGATGCGCCACAGCATGGGCGATCATCGCTGCCTCCAGGCTTTTTTTCCAATACAGCCAGCCAAAAATAATTCCGCCAACGGCATTCAAGAGAATCGTCCGCAGGATCAGCATCGGAGTCAGCGGGGCAAGTATGGCCACTGCCCCGAGATGGCCGATCCCAAACAGGACTGCACTGATCAAAAGAGCCGCCGCGAACACAGCACCTCCAGGCCGATCCCCGCCACGCTGAAACAGACGCCAGCCTGCCCAGGCCAGCACCGACATCATGCCCCAGCGCAGCAGCAACTCCTCGGTAATCCCCCCGTACAGCATCGCCCCGGCGGTAAAGACGAGATCACGCGGCGGCGCTTCGGTCGAAAAGCTCGCGGGGAGCCAGGGCTGAAAGAAAAGATCGAGCAGAGGCAAAGCGACGGCAGCGGTAATGCCCGCGATGAGGGCGGCAGGCAGCTGCGCACGCAGGCGGCTCCGGAGCGGCGCTCCGCTGGTCAGCTTCTCCGCGATCAAAGAGGTAAGGCCGACCCGAGGGGCCATCCAAGTACCCAAGGCGACGGCGATCACCAGCAAGATCATGGGCTGCAGGACAGAGAGGAAAACCAGCAG
This sequence is a window from Brevibacillus composti. Protein-coding genes within it:
- a CDS encoding CPBP family intramembrane glutamic endopeptidase, with amino-acid sequence MKHEMPRKSSYGKVFLVLLLAGLIGVIALVPTAVKQLQSIPGLPEMPFGLLVFLSVLQPMILLVIAVALGTWMAPRVGLTSLIAEKLTSGAPLRSRLRAQLPAALIAGITAAVALPLLDLFFQPWLPASFSTEAPPRDLVFTAGAMLYGGITEELLLRWGMMSVLAWAGWRLFQRGGDRPGGAVFAAALLISAVLFGIGHLGAVAILAPLTPMLILRTILLNAVGGIIFGWLYWKKSLEAAMIAHAVAHLIMTLLSLITG